The genomic interval GTTTCATATTTAAGAACGTTCTTAATAAGCGCAAAGGGATCTTCGTGCCTGCGGCATGAGCATCATTCATAATAAGCTTGGTCAATTCGACATTGTTCGTAATTAATTTCATACGAGATACACGATTAACAGAGATATGTAAGGAATCCAACAGCTTAGGAAAACTGTCCATCGAAAATTTCCCCAACCGGCTAATGAGTTTGTTAGGAGCTAATTGATCACGAACGCTGGAATCACTCGTATCAACAAATGTTGTTGCAATTAATCCTTTTACTTGCTTACTCTGTACAGCGGTGTGATAAGCTAACATGCCTCCAATACTAGTACCCAGCAAGATAATCGGTTTACCGTCCCGCTTCAATTCCTCATTAATCAATGCCGTAAGGATGTCAATCCAAAGCTGATAATCTAATTGTTTTACCGATTTTGCATAGCTTAAGCCATACGGCGGCAGATCCGGAGATACCACTTCATAACCGTATGTTTGTAATATTCGTGCATACGGAGCCAGCAATCTTCCATTCCCGCCAGCGCCATGGATGAAAATAATTTTTAATTTTGCATCCGGGGCAGGCATTCGATCCAGATGAATATGAACATTGCTATATATCATCCATTCTTCTTGTGGCAATCCGTTTTCATTTATTTGCATTTCTTCAGGAAAAAACTTCTGATATTGCTTCCAGTAATCCACCGATTGATTATAGGTTTGAGGCGTATTCATGAATTTAAAAATCCCTCTTCCTTGATTTAAGTCAATGACCAGTCATATTCCTCCTAGTTAAAATGAAAACAATACAGGATCTATAGGAGGCTATCTTATGACTATCACCGTACAAGAAAAATCAAATCAGCGAACTGCCGCTTTAACGGCTGGCATTTCACTTATCATCATGACTCTTGCCTCATTTTTTTCCTATGGCTTTGTCCATGGGAGCCTTGTTGTGGAAGGCGATGCCAGCGCGACATTCAACAACATCGTATCATCAAATAACCTTTTCAAAGGTGAAATCTTTGGCTGGGTCATCATTATGATTTCTGACATTCTTGTCACCTGGGCTTTTTATGTGTTCCTAGAGCCATTGAATAAAAGCCTTTCCTTGCTAGGTGCATGGCTCCGTCTTACCTATACGACTATACTCGGAATTGCCATTTTAAACTTGATCCTTGTATTGCTGCTCTCGAAAAATACAGACCAGTTGGTCTCATTTAATATCGAACAAACGCAATCACTTATGATGCTATTTCTTGAGGCATTCCAATCGATTTGGTCTATTGGTTTGATCGTTTTTGGCGGGCATTTGTTCATTGTGGGCTATGTGGCTTTAAAATCAAACCGTATTCCTAAAGTGATCAGCATTTTATTGCTGCTTGCTTCAATAGGCTATATCGTCGTTCACCTTAGCAAAACATTTCTTTCACATTACGATGGGGTAATTGATGCACTTAATGTCGTATTTATGGCGCCAATGATTGCAGGAGAGCTAGGCTTTGGAATTTGGCTGCTGCTCAGAGGAGGAAAACTTCCCAAAAGTGAAAGATAGCTTCCTTAACTATCACTATTGTTGACCCGTTTCTTGATTCTGCTTAATGACTCTGGCGTTATGCCAAGATAGCTTGCCAATTGATGTTGGGGTACACGATCGACGAGATGAGGCCTTTTTCGCAAAAGCGCTTTGTAGCGTTCTTCAGGTGCAGAAGCAATGAATGATGTCAACTCATCTTGCACCTCACCCAGATTTTCTTCTACCATTATGCGTACCATTGATTCGAGTTGTAAGTGTTTATTGAACATGCCTTTTTCATCATTGAGCTCCCCAACCACCAATATACAATCTTCAAGGCAAGTTAAGGTGTACGCGGACGGCTTATTTTGCTGATGACGATTAAAAATCGATACGGCTTGCTCTTCTGTGAAAAAATTCGATGTAACCTCTTTTCCCGCTTCATCTATTAAGTACTGTCTGACAATGCCCTTCAGCACGAAATAACACTTTGTGGGAACATCTCCTTGTCTAAGGAGTATCGTTCCCTTTTTATATTCCTCGATAAGGATGTCATCAACGATAGCCTGTTGTTCCTCATCGCTAAGAGACGTAAATTTAGTCATATACTTAAACAATATGCTTTTCATTTCGTTATCCTTTCATCAGTACCGCTTTACGGTTCAGCATATCATCTAGAAAGCCAATTTTAAAGCGCACCTGCCCTTAAAATAAGTCAAAGCGCCTCGCTTGCTGCAACCTTATTATTGGGGATTCGAAGCTTCCGTTTATGGGTCGTAAATAATATGAAATAACCTAGCGTTACAAGGATACAGATTAGGATGTCAACGGCAATCAGGTTCTGATAACTCCCAAAATAATCGAAAGATAAGCCTCCAATTAAAGCTCCCACTATACCGCCTCCCTGATGGAATAGAAGAAGGACTCCCGTATGTTTTCCTTTTCCTTTTGCAAATTCATTAATGACAAGGATTCCTCCCGGTACTGCGGTTAAGTAAGTAATTCCGAACGCGATTGCAAATACAATGGGTGAGCTTCCCAAGTGCATAAAGAGGAAAACAAAACCCAAAATACGTATGCCATACAATATGGTCATCATCATTAATTTATTGTATCGATCTAGAAAATAGCCGCAAATGAGAGCCCCCGTAATTTCCATAATGCCAAGTATACTCATGGATAAGGCGATCATGCTTGGTGACACATCTGCCAACTGATGTATAGCTACCAAGTTCATTTCGACGGAACCCATATTAATACCGCAGGTGAACAGTGCAATAACGACAACGACAAAGATAGGAAGATAGACAAATTTCTTGGGTGATGTTGTTACTTTAAGCGGCATATCATGCTCCTCGATCACTACTGGACGATCCTTTTGAGCTTTATTTATATTTTGCTGTTGAGAGCTCTTAATTCCAAGCCAAATAACAGGTAATGTCACAACAATTCCTAGAGCAAAAGAAGCCATAAAAGCATCCTTCCAAGTCAGCCATCCCGCGGATACGAAAATTGGTGTAATAATCGCTAATCCTACAGAGGAAGCACTCCCCAGCAGTGCCATTGCTTTAGCACGATGATGCTTAAACCATTCAAACATCAATATATAACTTGTCGTCAGCCCAATACCAGCTAAACCAGAGATAACACCATATCCAATGAAAAACAAGATAGGCTGGTTCCCTAACACGACAACGCCAGTACCCAAGGTACTCAAGACTGCACTTATAAACAATATCCTTTTTGCACCGTAACGATCTACAAGCCAGCCACCCAAAGGAGCGCATATCGCTGTAATTAATAAATTAGTCGACCATGCCATCGAAATAAATCCCCTGCTAATCTGTAAATCCATTGCTATTTGCACCTGAAAAAAAGACATGCTGAACCTGGTCAATGCACCAATAAATCCAATAATCCAAAGAGACCCTAATCCAATCCATGCATAGCTGGATTCCTTAAACCATGTTGTGCCCATTATCGTTTCACCCCTGCCGCTCATAAAAGATACCGTTCGGTATCTTTTATGATAACATAGATGTTATGTTTTGCAAGAGTGCAAATTCGTTTGATATACTACGTGTACAAATACAGTTACGTACGGGGGGGGGGATGACGATGGAGAAAGGTGAAAAGACACGCCATTACATCATAACGAAAGCCGCTGAACTTTTTAACCAAAAGGGATATTCGGGCTCATCCTTATCTGATATAACAGAGTTGACAGGCATTAAGAAAGGCGGCATTTATCGTCATTTTTCCAGTAAAGATGAGATTGCATATGAAGCCTTTAGTTATGCCGGGCGTATTGTTGGGGCTCAGCTTGCTCATGCAATCAGTCAGCAGGAAACAGCCTCTGGCAAGCTGCTGGCATATTTACATGTATACGAGAAAGTCGTTGACGCGCCTCCCTTCATCGGGGGCTGCCCGCTCCTAAACACCGCTATTGAAAGCGACGACAGTCATCCAGGCCTACGCGAGAAAGCCCAGCAAGCAATGCAAGGTACGTTGGAAGCCAAGAAAAAAATCATTTTCGATGGTGTGCAAAGCGGTGAATTTAAAGCAGACCTTGATATAGAGGCGCTGGCTACCTTCTCCCTTTCCATCATGCAGGGTGGTATTATGATGAGCAAGCTTGAAGGCAATAATCGGCATATCCGGATGAATATTAAGAGCTTTGCTGCTTATTTAAAAACAGCGTGCTTACGCGAACCCAGTTAGATGAGCTCAAGCTAAAAAAAGAGCCTCGTGAGTAGTCACGAGGCTCTTTTTAATAATTCATAATGAGTAAACATTTAGGAAAATTGACTGCCGTCATTCCTATTTCATACTTTTTTTCTCTTCCTACGCCTCAACAGCTGTTTTTCGGTTCAGAGCTATTTTAGTTTCTTCTACTTCCTCGGCTTGCCCCACACGTTTAATGAAGAAGGAAAGCACCAGACCTACTACTCCGATTCCAATGATGACAAGATATGCATCATTAATACCTTGAATAGAAGCCTCCATCATAATATGCTCCTTCGAAAAATTAGCCGCGTCGCCTGCTGCAGACATATCTAGAAGATGCGCCTTTGTCCGGCTAGCCATAACCGTAACAAGCAGAGAAGTACCTATTGCGCCAGCTACCTGCTTGATGGTGTTGGATATTGCAGTACCGTGCGCATTTAGTCTTGCTGGCAGTTGGTTGAGACCCGCCGTAGTGATTGGCATCAGGAACATTGCCATACCGAAGCGTCGTCCTGTGGACATCAGCACTAAATACGTATAGCTAGTCGAATCGGTTAGATTAACGAAGCCGATGGTTGTGATGATCGTAATAGCCATACCGATGATGGACAGCCATTTTGCTCCAAACCGGTCGAATAGCTTTCCTGTTATCGGCATCATTAGTCCCATTAGAAGCGCGCCAGGGAGCATAAGCAAGCCTGACTCCAAAGCGGTGTATCCACGTGCGCTTTGCAAATAGAGTGGGAGCAGCATCATATCTGCATACATGACCATGGTTACAGCAATATTAATAATGGTGGTAAGAGAAAACATGCTGTATTTAAACGCTCTTAGATCCAGAAGCGGATCCTTCGAAATCAGCTGTCTCCATGTAAACAAAATCAAGGAAACCACACCAATAACAATCGATGCAATCACTTCCGCGCTTGACCAGCCTTTGCTTCCAGCACTGCTGAAGCCATAAAGAACGGTACCAAATCCGACTGTTGACAGAATGACACTCAAAAAATCAATTTTAGGATAGGTTCGTTCAGCTACATTTTTCAGGAAAATATAAGCAACTACAATAATGAGGACGACAATTGGAAGCATGCCATAAAACATCGTACGCCATGAATAATGCTCCATGACATAACCAGCCACTGCAGGTCCAATTGCAGGAGCAAAAATAATAGACAATCCAACCATACCCATGGCAGCTCCGCGCTTATCAGGAGGAAATACGGTCAGAATAACATTCATTAACAGAGGCATAATAATCCCCGCTCCAGCTGCTTGAATAAGGCGGCCAGTTAGCAAAATGTCGAAGTTAGGCGCAACTGCCGAAACAATCGTACCGACGAGAAAAATGATCATGGAAGACTGAAACAGCTCACGGGTCGTAAAACGCTGCATGAGGAATGCAGTGATTGGAATAAGTACCCCGTTAACCAGCATGTATCCGGTTGTCAGCCACTGTGCTGTAGACGCCTCAATGCTAAAGTCAATCATCAACTCCGGCAGCGCAACGCTCATTATCGTCTGATTCAGAACTGCGATGAACGCACCCAGTATCATGACAAACAATAAGGGACCTTTCTTAATTGAATTACTGTCAAAAGCTAAACTTGTACTCATGATGTTCAATCCCTTCAAATTGTTCGTGAATTTAATAAACACTTTGTAGTATAATAAACTCAATGTAAAAGATTATAATTACATCGCGCCTAATTTACAAACTACAGATTTTTTGAAAATGTTTATTAGTTTACAGATCATCAGATTCTGTAGTCTATACCGAGAATAAACTACATAAATATCTGTTCTTGTCGTTTAAATAATTTGTAGGGAAAGGAAATGAGTACCTATGTCAACTACATCACCGCGAATGGATCCACGTGTACTTCGCACGCGTCAATTGATTCGAGATGCCTTTGTAGATTTGCTGCAGGAGACGGATCTAGAAAAAATAACGGTGAATCGTATTGCGGAACGCGCGACCATCAATCGTGTTACTTTCTATCTTCATTACCGAGATATTCCGGAAATGCTTGAGAGATTATCAGACGATATGATTAATGAAATACATACTATTCTTCATGACATTCGAAATCAGCCTCGTTCTACTGATTTGGATTGGTCCATTCTGCTTAAAGTGCTCGAGCATATTGCTGAGAACTCTAAGTTTTATAAGGTTCTGCTCGCTTCGCAGCGCATACCGATCTTCACGGATAAGCTTTCGAATTTAATTGTTGATCTTATCACTAGCAGAAGAGAGTACCAAAACAACTCCTCATCTAAACCGGCCGTAATCGTATCAAAAGATATTGCAATCTGGTACGGCTCCTCCGCCTTTATTGGTACAATTGTCTGCTGGCTTCGCAATGATATGCCTTATACGCCGCTTTTTCTCGCCAAGCAGCTCTCTCAGCTGTTCCGTTTGCATCAAAATACGGACCAGCTCGTAGATCTGGAATAACTTCTCCGAAAACATAAATAAGCTCTCAGTAGAACTGATTCGTTCGACTGAGAGCTTATTTATGTTTTCAGTATTGTTGCTTTAAATGCTATATGGTTGCGATGACATCAACACTCCATCATTTTTTTATCTTGGACAGCATGTAGCTTTACCATCGCTAATCGCGCAATGGGTTGAATGACTAAGCTCTCTGCAATTAGTACAATTAAGAAGTTTCTTGGCCAGTTGGTTAAGAAGTTGCTAAAAATTTCTGAACTAAAACCGTTTCCTACAATATGACCAATAAGCGTCATACAAGCCGACATTCCTAGTACAGTAAATAAGATACGGAACATAATTTTGGAATTAAAGCTGTCCGTTGGTTCAGTAAATTTATCAACCAATTTTTCGGCGATACGGCCAATAAACACAGGCTCCAAAATCATGACAATAATCCACATGATCGGTAACGTTTTAAGAATCATGAAGGCAACTTCTCCATTAAATTCTCGGGAAGCTAAAATTATATTTAATGACGTCATAAACAGAACGGTCAATGTACAAATAATTGCACCATATAATGCTCCCTCTTTTCCGTTTCTCGGCAATCTTGTTTCTAAGTTCATCCTATTTTCTTCCTTTCAAAAAAATCATTTCATTATTAGTCATTCACTAAATAAAGATCAGGTACAGTCAACATAACTAATTTTCTGTATTAAAGGTCTTCAATACATTTGGCAACATTTTAGCGATCGTTTTTAAGGGAGCTGATGATTTTTGCGTTAAACAAAGCAGCATAGCACCTTCGATTGTAGCAGTCATCATCAAGGCAATAGCAGCAGCTGACTCATCAGAATAACCTTCAGCTATAAGTTTCACACAATAAATATGTTGAATATTTTCATACAGCACACTGCATGCTTTGCGAACAGGCTCACTCACTGTGGCCATTTCACTGACAATACTGCTAAATGTATAACCGGTAATCGTACCTTCTGTTTCTAAGTTGTGAATTAGTTTTTCGATCATGCCTTGCGTCGCTTCTATAGTTAATGGATACCTTCTAAAAATATTTTCGATATCTGTCGTAATGGCTTCGTTTAAAGCTTGCAAACAAGCAATTAACAGTTCTTCTTTACCATTTGGAAAATGATGATACAGCGCTCCTTTTGTAACGTTGCAGACTTTTAAAAGTTCATTCAGACCTACACTTTTGTATCCCTTTTGCTGAAATAGGACGGTAGCCTTCTCAATGATTAGCGATTTTGTATTCAATTTAAAACACCTCCCCCAAAACCATACCGACTGGTCTGTTTGGTATTATAACAAAATATTTATCCCCGATGTAAGTGTTTTTTTACACTTCATTCCGAGTATTTTTGCGCCGGACGCCGTTCACTCTTCCGATATGCCTTCGGAGACACTCCATTCCATTTTTTAAATACCTTGTTGAAATAGCTTTGATCGTTGAAGTTCAGCCATGCTGCGATATCAGCAATCGGATAGTCGGTCAACGTGAGCAGCCTCTTCGCTTCCTCAATCCGTTCACGCTGGACATATTCGGAAATGGTAAGTCCAACCTCCTTCTTGAACAAGCTCGACAAGTAGTTGGGGCTAAGATTCGCACTCTCGGCTAGCCGTTCAAGAGTAATGTCACCGTATAAATGGTTAGCAATTTCGTGAAGGCTATCCTGTATTGCGGGTGAGTAGTGACCCCGGCGAACCTCTGATACCCGATCGACGAAGTCGAACAGCACCTCGGTCATGATGGCGCTTATCGCTTGAAGCGTATCCTTCTCCTCCAGCTGCTGAATATAGAAATCACTCAGCGTAAACGCATCCTCCTCGTGCATTCCTCCTTCAATTGCAGCTCGGCAAATTAGGGCGATTCCCGTAATCATCAAGTTCTTCTCACTTCGAATCCTGCTCCGCTTGGCCAGCACGCCAAACTCGTCCTCGGCAATGATGGATTCCATGACGAATGTTCTTATTCTCTCCCGCTCTCCGCTACGCACATAATGCAGCATGACACGCTCATGCGACAGGTTGGCGTGCAGCATACCGTTTCGACGTCTTCGCGACAGCTCAGCTTCCGGCTCTCTCTTCTCCACAACCGGTTCCTGCATCGACATTGCATCCGCTAGAAGACTGATCGACGAATCAACGAGCTGCCTGCGAAGCACATAATAAATCATTCGGCTAAATACGGCTATGCGCTCCGTGGAGAGCAGCGCAATCTCCTCATACAACTCCAATAAATGCCTCCGGTTACCAATGGGGAGGGAGCTTATTGTCTCGTTCCATTCACCCTCTTGCGGCTTCTCATTCATGTACGGACCGACGACAAGCGTGCCAGTAAGCTGGTTCTCATCCATCGCATTCACAAAAAAATATTGGAGCCGTGATCGGGTAAAATGAACCGGCTGCTCTGCAGCATAAAGTGCATAAGCGTAGCCCGCCACCTGTTCACGAATGGACGTAAAGTAAGGATTAGACTGAAGCGAACGGTCTACAAACTCCGCTTCAATTGTCCGACCCGGATGAATGATAAATATAGGGATTCCAATCACATCAGAGAGAAGCTGGCCAAAAACAACCAGCTCAGAGAGCTTATTCATACGAACCTCCATAGGGTACGATTAAGGTTAAAAAGAAGATGATAAGAAAGTACTACAAATCATTGATAAATACAATTTTCAAAAATGAAAGCGCATTACAATGAAGAAAGCAAAGATCCTTTGCTATTACACTCGAAAGGGATGAACTCATATGTTGGAAAATAAAATAGCTATCGTTACTGGAGCAGGGAGCGGCATCGGCCGTGCAAGCAGCTTGAAAATGGCCAGCAACGGCGCAACGATTGTCGCTGTTGATTTTAATCAGGAATCCGGTCAAGAGACGGTTCGAATGATTCATGAACAGGGCGGCGAAGCCATCTTCGTACCGGCCGACGTGTCAAAAAGCGAGGATGTTCAGCGTTATGTAAAAGCAGCCGTCGATACTTACGGACGTATCGATATTTTCTTCAACAATGCCGGCGTTGTACAGAAGTTCTCGAAACTCGCGGATATTGATGAGAACGAGTTCGACCGAATTATGAACGTTAATGTCCGGGGCGTCTTCCTCGGCATGAAATATGTAATAAAGGTAATGGAGGAGCAAGAAAGCGGAACGATTATTAATACCGCTTCGACAGCTGGGGTCAAAAGTGAGCACAGCGCATCCGCTTATTCCGCCAGCAAACATGCGGTTGTCGGCCTGACGAAAGGTGCGGCAATCGAGTATGTGAAAAAAGGCATCCGTATCAACGGCATTTGTCCGGGTGGTGTGGAAACGGCTCTGACGAAGAGCGTCGAACAGGCTTTCATGTCCGGAGGATACGTGCCTGAGGAAGTCGGCAATATGCGTATGGGCCGCTATGCTAAGCCGGACGAGCTGGCGGAGGTCGTCACATTCCTTGCTTCCGATCGCTCCAGCTACATGACGGGCTCCATCGTACTGGTCGATGGTGGGCTGACACTTTAAACGAATGAAAATGCTTCTTTACTGAATTCAAACCGTTCTAAGTATACGCGAGTAAAGTTCCCCCCATCCAGACTATAGCGAAAATAGGGCATCCCCAATACGGGTATGCCCTATTACGCTTGGCTTTATCGTTGTAACTCCGTCTATTCTTCTTCCCCACAAACGACCCCAAGCAGCTATTTTTTCAACTTTGATACAGCCATATGTTTGAAACTGTCATGACCGCTGGCAGCGCTGTTTCATCCACCGCCACATGGTCATACCAGCCCCCAACAGCAAGGTTAAGCACCAAATAAAAAGGCTCGTCAAAGGGCATAATGCCCGGCTCCATAGGGCGCTCGGCGAAGCAATGCCCATCTACCAGCCACCTTATGGAGCCAGCATCCCATTCCAATGAATAATCACGGAATTCGTTAATGGTTCCCTGTTCAAGCTGGTAGGAGAACTCATCGGTAACCTTATGGTCCCAATCCTTCCCATAGTGCAGCGTTCCGGATACTTGCCTCGGCAAGCGGCCTTTAGCTTCCATAATGTCAATCTCGCCAGAGGCAGGCCAAGGACCGTAGGCCTGATGCTGCGGGAGCAGCCATATGGCAGGCCATAACCCCTGTCCCACTGGCAGCTTTGCGCGAACGATAAGCTTTCCATAGCAAAAGGAGAGATAGTCTTTTGTATCTATACGGGCCGAGGTGTACGCAAATTGCCGACCGTCTTTTTCAATGGCTTCACGTCGCGCGCATAGGTTTAACCCCAATTCATCGATATATAGATTGTTAGCATGTCCGGTATAAAACTGCTGTTCCCCGTTGCCCCAGCCCGGGTCTATTGGTTTGCCATCATTATCAAGCAAATCGTTGCCAAGGCGAATGTTCCATGCGCTCAAATCGGTGTTTCTATTTAAAAAATCCTGCTCCCATAAAAGCTTGCTCATCCCATGCACACTCCCTTCATTTATTCACAGCATACTTAATTTTGACGCCCAGTCAAACAAATCCAAAAAAATGGGATAGGGTCAAAAATCATGGCCTTTTTTTCCTAGGTCTATTTTCATACGATGAAAAGGAAGGGGGCGCAGAACATGTTTCAATACAGGACGGGACAAATAAAAACTTTTTTTAGGCAGTGGCAATTGCAAAGCATGGTAATCCCAGGCATTATATGGATGTTCATCTTTTGTTATATTCCAATGTTTTGGTTGATTATTGCATTTATGGACTTCAGTATCGCCAAGCCCATGCTGCAATCACCCTTTGTAGGGCTAAAACACTTTCAAGATTTTATTACGGATGACCGTTTTTGGCGCTCGATCCGCAATACTCTAGGGATGAGCAGCATCAAGCTGCTGCTAGGTTTTCCCATTCCCATCTTTTTCGCCCTGATGCTTAATGAAATACGGACGATTCGATTTAAGCGCACAGTACAAACCATTTCATACCTACCGCACTTTATTGCCTGGACTATTTTTGGCGGCATTATGCTCAATTGGCTGGGCGAGGGCGGTGTCATCAACCAACTGATGATGGCGCTCGGACTGCAGGATCGCGAAATTCTGTTTAATAGTGACGCTAAATATTTTTGGTGGATTACCTATTTCTCCGATACGCTGAAGGAAACGGGCTGGAGTGCCATCATTTATATCGCTGCAATCGCTGGCATTGATCCAGGGCTATACGAGGCAGCGGAGCTCGATGGCGCCAACCGTTGGCAGCGGATGTGGCATATTACCATTCAGAGCATACGTCCTACCATCGCGATTTTGTTCATCCTCGCTGTCAGCGGGATACTCGGCAGCAACTTTGAACAAATCTTTATGCTGAAGAACAACATGAACATGAAGATGGCCGAAAGCCTGGATTTGTACATCTATAACATGGGCTTGGTATCTGGGCGCCATTCCTTCTCAACAGCCGTCTTGTTTGTCCGCTCCATTGTGGCGTTAGGGCTATTATTTTTGGCCAATTACACATCCAAGAAATTAACTGGCGACAGCATTTTTTAAGAAAGAGAGGGCAGATACATGGAAAGACGCAGAAGATTGCGGCGAATTGGAGTATTTGAGGTGTGCAATGCGCTGCTGATGCTGGCAGTTTGCTTCATAACGCTGTACCCGATGTGGTTTGTATTTATAAATTCGCTTAATGCACCGGAGCAAGCCATGCTGGGCACCGTAAACTGGTTTCCAAAGGAATTTTCACTAGCCAGCTACAGTGTTGTATTCAATGATAAAAGTCTAATGCACGGCTTCTACATTACTACGCTGCGCACGGTGATAGGAACAGCGGTGCATGTGTTATTTACCGCCATTGTAGCTTATGGGATGAGCAAATCCAACTTAATCGGCCGCAAAATCTATCTCAAAATCGCCTTGATTACGATGTTGTTTTCAGGCGGCTTAATCCCTTCCTTTATTCTGATGACCAAGCTGGGCTTTTACGATAGCTTTTGGGTATTCATCATCCCGGCTATGTACACTTTTTTCAATATGGTTATATTCATGAGCTTCTTCCGCACCATCCCCGACAGCCTAGAGGAATCCGCAAAGGTAGACGGTGCTTCGGATTATGGCGTTCTGTTTCGAATCGTATTGCCTAACAGCATGGCCGTACTGGCTACCATATCGCTTTTCTCAGCCGTCTATCACTGGAATGATTATTACCAGGGCGTAATCTACATTCGCTCGCAGGATCAGCTGCCTATGCAAACCATACTGTACAAAATCATTGCGGAGAACTCCATGTCCTTCATGCAGCAGCAAGCCATGGCTCAATTCGGCGCAAGACTGCCTGGCAACTCCATCAAATTTGCATCGATGATGGTGGCAACGCTGCCAATTCTCGTGTTCTATCCCTTTATTCAGCGCTATCTGGTCAAAGGCGTAATGATTGGTGCGATTAAAGGGTAAGTGCTGTACGTTTCTCTAAGCGATCGTTAGCGAGACGTGTGGGGCCTATAAAAAAACAGTAAAGAAAGGGTGTTCATTTCATGAAACACAACCTCATCAAGCTAAGCATGGTAATCGTTTTAGCCGTAGTACTTACATTAGGCTTGGCCGCATGTACCAAATCGGAGAATAACGAAAACAAGCCGGCCTCAACGCCTGCGGAAAGTACCGAGCAGCCACAAGGCGAATCAACGCCGAGCCCCGAACAGCCTGCTTGGCAGCTGGATACCAGTCCAGTCGAGCTCTCATGGTTCGTAGGCGCATCCTGGTATGCCCACAGCTGGGGAGAGAGCTTGACTTCCAAGTACGTGACCGAAAAAACAGGCGTCAATATTAAGCTCGAAGTTCCTTCAGGAGAAGCAAACGAGCATATTACCTTGATGATGACCTCTGGCAAGCTGCCAGACTTAATTTCTATGGGCTCTTGGGAAAACGCTGTCAAGAAACTATGGGAAGGCGATCATGTATATGCTTTAAATGAATTGGCAGAGCAGTATGATCCCTACTTCTTTAAGGTTGCGGGTGACGGCACACTGAAGTGGTATCGTCAAGAAAATGGCAATACGTATGGCATTCCGAATGACTCATATAGCCCTAATCTCATGCATGAAAC from Paenibacillus sp. FSL K6-3182 carries:
- a CDS encoding alpha/beta hydrolase; this encodes MNTPQTYNQSVDYWKQYQKFFPEEMQINENGLPQEEWMIYSNVHIHLDRMPAPDAKLKIIFIHGAGGNGRLLAPYARILQTYGYEVVSPDLPPYGLSYAKSVKQLDYQLWIDILTALINEELKRDGKPIILLGTSIGGMLAYHTAVQSKQVKGLIATTFVDTSDSSVRDQLAPNKLISRLGKFSMDSFPKLLDSLHISVNRVSRMKLITNNVELTKLIMNDAHAAGTKIPLRLLRTFLNMKPAIKPEHFDVCPVLLVHPQLDPMTPYSFSKPFFEKIKSKKDYVALEGAGHFPIEQPGLEQMNAAVLSFLKTIENE
- a CDS encoding DUF4386 domain-containing protein yields the protein MTITVQEKSNQRTAALTAGISLIIMTLASFFSYGFVHGSLVVEGDASATFNNIVSSNNLFKGEIFGWVIIMISDILVTWAFYVFLEPLNKSLSLLGAWLRLTYTTILGIAILNLILVLLLSKNTDQLVSFNIEQTQSLMMLFLEAFQSIWSIGLIVFGGHLFIVGYVALKSNRIPKVISILLLLASIGYIVVHLSKTFLSHYDGVIDALNVVFMAPMIAGELGFGIWLLLRGGKLPKSER
- a CDS encoding Crp/Fnr family transcriptional regulator — protein: MKSILFKYMTKFTSLSDEEQQAIVDDILIEEYKKGTILLRQGDVPTKCYFVLKGIVRQYLIDEAGKEVTSNFFTEEQAVSIFNRHQQNKPSAYTLTCLEDCILVVGELNDEKGMFNKHLQLESMVRIMVEENLGEVQDELTSFIASAPEERYKALLRKRPHLVDRVPQHQLASYLGITPESLSRIKKRVNNSDS
- a CDS encoding MFS transporter yields the protein MGTTWFKESSYAWIGLGSLWIIGFIGALTRFSMSFFQVQIAMDLQISRGFISMAWSTNLLITAICAPLGGWLVDRYGAKRILFISAVLSTLGTGVVVLGNQPILFFIGYGVISGLAGIGLTTSYILMFEWFKHHRAKAMALLGSASSVGLAIITPIFVSAGWLTWKDAFMASFALGIVVTLPVIWLGIKSSQQQNINKAQKDRPVVIEEHDMPLKVTTSPKKFVYLPIFVVVVIALFTCGINMGSVEMNLVAIHQLADVSPSMIALSMSILGIMEITGALICGYFLDRYNKLMMMTILYGIRILGFVFLFMHLGSSPIVFAIAFGITYLTAVPGGILVINEFAKGKGKHTGVLLLFHQGGGIVGALIGGLSFDYFGSYQNLIAVDILICILVTLGYFILFTTHKRKLRIPNNKVAASEAL
- a CDS encoding TetR/AcrR family transcriptional regulator, producing MEKGEKTRHYIITKAAELFNQKGYSGSSLSDITELTGIKKGGIYRHFSSKDEIAYEAFSYAGRIVGAQLAHAISQQETASGKLLAYLHVYEKVVDAPPFIGGCPLLNTAIESDDSHPGLREKAQQAMQGTLEAKKKIIFDGVQSGEFKADLDIEALATFSLSIMQGGIMMSKLEGNNRHIRMNIKSFAAYLKTACLREPS
- a CDS encoding DHA2 family efflux MFS transporter permease subunit, which encodes MSTSLAFDSNSIKKGPLLFVMILGAFIAVLNQTIMSVALPELMIDFSIEASTAQWLTTGYMLVNGVLIPITAFLMQRFTTRELFQSSMIIFLVGTIVSAVAPNFDILLTGRLIQAAGAGIIMPLLMNVILTVFPPDKRGAAMGMVGLSIIFAPAIGPAVAGYVMEHYSWRTMFYGMLPIVVLIIVVAYIFLKNVAERTYPKIDFLSVILSTVGFGTVLYGFSSAGSKGWSSAEVIASIVIGVVSLILFTWRQLISKDPLLDLRAFKYSMFSLTTIINIAVTMVMYADMMLLPLYLQSARGYTALESGLLMLPGALLMGLMMPITGKLFDRFGAKWLSIIGMAITIITTIGFVNLTDSTSYTYLVLMSTGRRFGMAMFLMPITTAGLNQLPARLNAHGTAISNTIKQVAGAIGTSLLVTVMASRTKAHLLDMSAAGDAANFSKEHIMMEASIQGINDAYLVIIGIGVVGLVLSFFIKRVGQAEEVEETKIALNRKTAVEA